In Acaryochloris marina S15, a single genomic region encodes these proteins:
- a CDS encoding CopG family transcriptional regulator — MSEPSKRSTIYFEAELHQALRLKAASTDRTVSDLVNEAVRFALQEDQADLATFDEREQEPTMTYEELLNDLKTHGKL, encoded by the coding sequence ATGAGTGAGCCATCCAAGCGTTCAACCATTTACTTTGAGGCAGAGTTGCATCAGGCATTACGCCTCAAAGCAGCATCAACCGATCGCACAGTATCGGATCTAGTCAATGAGGCAGTCCGTTTTGCCTTACAAGAAGATCAAGCAGATCTGGCTACCTTTGATGAACGAGAACAAGAGCCAACTATGACCTATGAAGAACTGCTAAATGATCTGAAAACTCATGGCAAACTATAA
- a CDS encoding type II toxin-antitoxin system RelE/ParE family toxin: MANYKVVFKRSVAKDLRRISNQDVARILSRIEALALDPRLGAEKLSGQEKYRIRQGVYRIIYEIVDKELIVVVVKVGHRRDVYKNR, encoded by the coding sequence ATGGCAAACTATAAGGTCGTTTTCAAGCGATCAGTTGCCAAAGATCTTCGTCGTATTTCTAACCAGGATGTTGCTAGAATTCTCAGTCGTATTGAAGCTCTTGCCCTTGATCCACGGCTAGGAGCGGAAAAACTATCGGGGCAAGAGAAGTATCGCATCCGACAAGGCGTTTACCGGATCATTTACGAGATTGTCGACAAAGAATTAATCGTAGTTGTTGTTAAAGTGGGCCACAGACGCGATGTGTACAAGAATCGCTAA
- a CDS encoding cupin domain-containing protein encodes MAGTDIKTHPIHLGLSATAETEPLFTGAMDWYIDYAKRHDADGSEGRLVSMHSFSDAWDVWEMHPQGSEVVMCIAGTVTLHQEDPEGSLTTTTLNPGEYAINQPGIWHTADVEEEATVLFITAGIGTQHRPR; translated from the coding sequence ATGGCTGGAACAGATATTAAAACTCACCCCATTCATCTGGGGTTGAGCGCGACCGCAGAGACTGAACCCTTATTTACGGGGGCGATGGACTGGTACATCGACTATGCTAAACGCCATGATGCTGACGGGTCTGAAGGACGTTTAGTCAGCATGCACTCCTTCTCAGACGCTTGGGATGTTTGGGAGATGCACCCGCAGGGGAGTGAGGTGGTCATGTGTATTGCGGGAACTGTGACCCTTCATCAAGAAGATCCAGAGGGTTCTCTAACGACTACCACTCTTAATCCTGGCGAATATGCCATTAACCAGCCGGGTATTTGGCATACCGCCGATGTTGAGGAAGAGGCGACGGTGCTCTTTATTACTGCTGGCATCGGCACCCAACACCGGCCCCGGTAG
- a CDS encoding MAPEG family protein, with amino-acid sequence MNQQAIFAPILAMFLLTLTVWIYMYARRISFIIQNNFLPEKMQPLELARISPPAVSNPSDNLKNLFELPVLFYALGHYLFITSQVDRFYMLLSWIFVGFRILHSLVHCTINRVLLRFYLYLTAAVALWLMILRASWHYLGRI; translated from the coding sequence ATGAATCAACAGGCAATTTTTGCCCCCATTTTGGCGATGTTCTTACTAACGTTGACGGTCTGGATCTACATGTACGCCCGTCGTATTTCCTTCATCATCCAAAACAACTTTCTACCTGAAAAAATGCAGCCCTTAGAATTGGCCCGCATATCTCCGCCCGCCGTTTCCAATCCCTCCGACAATCTCAAAAACCTCTTTGAGCTACCCGTGCTGTTTTATGCCCTCGGTCACTACCTATTTATCACTAGCCAAGTCGATAGGTTCTATATGCTCCTATCTTGGATATTTGTGGGTTTTCGCATCCTGCATAGCCTGGTTCATTGCACGATTAACCGAGTTTTGCTGCGGTTCTATCTCTATCTGACGGCTGCCGTCGCCCTATGGCTGATGATTTTGCGAGCAAGCTGGCACTATCTCGGTCGTATCTGA
- a CDS encoding VOC family protein — translation MTVLPQGKLRKTHHFALNVKDLQASRHFYGTILGLHELTGSEVPATLVELVKQGRISNFVTPDGWVLDLFWEPDLSPPNLDPGQQFTRANHLAFDIDPDAFDQAVQVLQANQVAIAQGPVTRPTGRGIYFYDPDGFLLEIRCDPEN, via the coding sequence ATGACTGTATTACCCCAAGGCAAGCTTCGCAAGACCCATCACTTTGCCCTGAATGTGAAAGACCTGCAGGCCTCCCGGCATTTTTATGGCACTATTTTAGGCCTGCATGAGTTGACGGGTTCTGAAGTCCCAGCAACCTTAGTAGAACTGGTCAAACAGGGGCGCATCAGTAACTTTGTTACCCCCGACGGATGGGTATTGGACCTATTCTGGGAACCAGATTTATCCCCCCCGAATCTAGATCCAGGCCAGCAGTTTACCCGCGCCAATCATCTAGCCTTTGATATTGACCCCGACGCTTTCGACCAGGCCGTGCAGGTTTTGCAGGCGAATCAAGTTGCGATCGCACAAGGTCCCGTCACCCGACCCACCGGGCGGGGCATCTACTTCTATGACCCTGATGGGTTTCTCCTCGAAATCCGCTGCGACCCAGAAAATTAG
- a CDS encoding alanine--glyoxylate aminotransferase family protein — translation MTNVAINETHRQQTAQLNVPPRLLMGPGPSNAHPRVLQALGMRQVGHLDPCFIELMNEVQSLLKYAWQTESPTTIPVSATGSAAMEATLANTVEPGDVVLVGVNGYFGHRLMDMAGRYGADVRRIDKPWGEVFSLDELKAGLEEHRPKILGLVHAETSTGACQPLEGVGDLCREYDCLLLADTVTSLGGAPLFLDEWGVDMAYSGSQKCLSCPPGISPFTLGARAVEKLNNRQSKVPNWYLDMSMVGKYWGSERTYHHTAPINMIYGFREALRLIAEEGLAERWARHQANAELMWEGLASLGMECYVERQHRLPSLITVRIPDGVDGKAITSQFLKNFNIEIGNGLGELAGKAWRVGLMGFNSRPENVHMVLDAFKYTLNR, via the coding sequence ATGACCAACGTCGCTATCAACGAGACCCATCGTCAGCAAACCGCTCAGCTAAACGTTCCACCCCGATTATTAATGGGGCCGGGGCCGTCTAATGCCCATCCCCGAGTTCTGCAAGCTTTGGGAATGCGCCAAGTGGGACACTTAGATCCCTGCTTTATTGAGCTGATGAACGAAGTCCAGTCTCTGCTCAAATATGCTTGGCAAACGGAGAGTCCGACTACGATTCCGGTGAGTGCGACGGGGAGTGCGGCCATGGAAGCGACCCTCGCCAATACCGTTGAGCCGGGAGACGTGGTTCTAGTCGGCGTCAATGGCTATTTCGGTCATCGGCTGATGGATATGGCTGGGCGTTATGGGGCGGATGTGCGCCGTATAGACAAACCCTGGGGAGAAGTCTTTTCCCTAGATGAATTGAAAGCTGGACTAGAAGAGCATCGCCCCAAAATCTTGGGTCTGGTTCATGCCGAAACGTCTACGGGAGCCTGCCAACCCTTAGAAGGGGTGGGTGACTTATGCCGAGAATATGATTGTTTGCTGTTGGCAGATACGGTGACTAGCTTAGGAGGGGCACCCCTGTTCTTGGATGAGTGGGGGGTGGATATGGCCTACAGCGGTAGCCAGAAATGCCTGAGCTGCCCACCCGGCATTAGCCCTTTCACGTTGGGGGCTCGTGCGGTAGAGAAGCTCAATAATCGCCAGAGTAAAGTGCCTAACTGGTATTTGGATATGTCGATGGTGGGCAAATATTGGGGGTCGGAACGAACCTATCACCATACGGCTCCGATTAATATGATCTATGGCTTTCGAGAAGCGCTTCGCTTGATTGCTGAAGAGGGATTGGCTGAACGCTGGGCGCGACATCAAGCCAATGCTGAGTTGATGTGGGAGGGGCTGGCTTCCCTGGGCATGGAGTGCTACGTGGAACGCCAGCATCGATTGCCTTCGTTAATTACAGTGCGAATTCCTGACGGGGTGGATGGAAAAGCTATCACTTCGCAGTTCCTCAAGAACTTTAATATCGAAATTGGCAATGGCTTAGGTGAACTGGCTGGCAAAGCTTGGCGCGTTGGACTGATGGGTTTTAATAGCCGCCCTGAGAATGTCCATATGGTTTTGGATGCCTTTAAGTACACTTTGAATCGCTAA
- a CDS encoding DNA-directed RNA polymerase subunit omega encodes MSKRLTIDTTHIMRRAEELIGASSNRYRITVQVANRAKKRRRRENLEDFEDAGMKSVLQAIIEMSDELTQPEIIGE; translated from the coding sequence ATGTCTAAGCGCCTCACCATCGACACAACACATATTATGCGGCGAGCTGAAGAATTGATTGGCGCTTCTTCCAATCGTTACCGCATTACTGTGCAAGTTGCGAATCGGGCCAAGAAGCGTCGTCGACGTGAGAATTTAGAAGACTTTGAAGATGCAGGCATGAAATCCGTCCTGCAAGCCATTATTGAAATGTCTGATGAACTGACGCAACCGGAGATTATTGGCGAGTGA
- a CDS encoding DUF1818 family protein, which translates to MDRQLKEGNGWRLGLQPNAAFSTLLGTNEWAVELTAAEFADFRRLLLQLVDSITQLQDQLMAEETIACEASSDLVWLEVQGYPQQFALSFILLNGRRAEGSWSAQSTAELVGAIQTIEVF; encoded by the coding sequence ATGGATCGACAGCTCAAAGAGGGTAACGGTTGGCGATTAGGATTGCAGCCTAATGCCGCTTTTTCCACCCTATTGGGCACCAATGAATGGGCAGTAGAGTTGACTGCTGCAGAATTTGCTGATTTTCGCCGCCTGCTCTTGCAACTAGTCGATTCCATCACCCAATTACAAGATCAACTGATGGCTGAGGAGACTATTGCTTGTGAGGCGAGCAGTGATTTGGTTTGGCTAGAAGTACAAGGATATCCCCAGCAGTTTGCTCTGAGTTTTATCCTCCTGAATGGCCGCCGTGCGGAAGGTTCGTGGTCTGCACAGAGCACTGCTGAATTGGTGGGCGCTATCCAAACAATTGAGGTCTTTTAA